DNA sequence from the Sphingomonas sp. genome:
ACGCTGCGGATTGGCCGAGGAGGGCCAGTGCCAGGCCGCCGGGAAGCGCGGCAGGACGTGCGCCGCGTCGCGCGCGGCGACATAGGCCGGATCGGCATGCGAATCCGGCGTCGATCCGGCCGGTGCCGTGACCGTCGGATTGCCGCCATGACAATCGACGCAGCCGAGCACGACGGCCGGCGAGCGGTGCATCGTGTGCGCGTCGCTGTCGGTATGGCAGGACTGGCAGCCGGCGCTCTTCGCCCGCGCCTCGTCCCAGTCCTGGGTGCGCGGCGCCGGCGAGGCGCGCACCAGGCTGTAATCGCGCACCACCGGCTTTTCCTTCGCCGCCGCGCCGAGCTGCGACGCGCCGAACATCGCCGACGCTGCCAGCGCCGCTCCGATCAGCGTGAATTTCGCAAGCTGGCCGACGCGCATGCCCCCCACCTCAGTACGTCAGGATCGCATTGAACAGGATCGAATAGTAACGATCGTCCCGGGGGACGTTCGTGAACAGATCGCGGAAGCCCGTGCCCGGCTGCAGCACCGCGCCGGAGACGCGGAAGACCACGTTCTGAATCATCGTCGGCCGCCAGATCACCGCGGCGGACAGATCCCAGCCGAGATCGCGGCGGATGGTCTGCTGCTGACGCAGCACGTTGAGCGCGCCGGTCCGGTGGAACCACAGATGATTGGCGTTGGCGGAAAGGCGCAACGCCGGCGTGAGATCGAAATCGGCGCCGACGCCGAGCAGCATAGTGCCCGGATTGACGAAGTTCGACTGGCCCTGCTCCTTCGATGAGCGCAGGCTGTTCAGGATGCCGTTGCGGCCGTTCAGCGAGACGGCGCGGGCGCCGCCAGCGAAGGGGATGGTCTGGCGGATCCAGTAGCTGGTGTCGGCGCCGGCGAAGATCGGATTTTCGAAGATCGCGTCGAAGCCGCGCTGGACGTTGTCGAACGGATCGTCGTCGCCGCTGGCGAACAAGGCCGCGCCGCGCAGGCGTACCCAGTTGAAATCGTAGGACGGCTCGGCCGCGGCGAAGAAGGCGCGGATGTCGGCCGGCTCGCCAGTGAAAATGTTGTTCCGGTCCGTGCCGAACAGGGCATAGGCCGACGCGCTCAGGTTCATCCGGCCGATGCGGCCATCGACATTGTAGCCGAAATAGAAGGCGTCGTAATTGCGCGCCTGGAGATTGCCGATCAGCGCGGGGCGGACCGGGAAACCATTGTCGTCGACCTCGATATCGTCGCGCTCGCGATTGATGTTCCAGGTGACGCTCGCCTCGCTGGTCAGGCCGACGAACGGGAAATCCTGGCGATAGACGTTGGCGTGCAGCACCCAGTCCTGACGCGGCGTCTGGAACAAGTTGTTGAGACCGGAATTGGTGTCCTTCTCCAGCCGCCAGATCGCCGCCAGATTGAACTGCCAGCGATTGTTGTCGCGATTGCCGAACAGGCGGAAGCCGAGCTGCTGATCCTGGAACAGGAAGCCGCGGAAATCGAGGTTGAACGGCTGGATGCCGACGCGGATCGACCAGAAATCGTAGCGATAGGAGGTGTTGATGACGTGATAGTCGAGAAACGCCTCCTGCACGCCCAGCGCGTAATCGAAACGGTTCGAGCCCACCGACGGGCGCACGTCGAGTACGCGCCGCTCCGGCACGTCGACATAATTGGCCTGCGCCGCCAGCGTGATGCGCCATTCGACGTCGGGCGGCTTGTAGGCGGTCGAGCCCTTGATGAGGGCGGCGCTGAAGATGAAGGTCTGGGCCAGCACCAGGCTGTTGTTCCGGCCGAACACGTCGTTGCTGTCGGGCCGCTGCGTGTTCTGCTCGCCGCCCGGGATCGGGAAGGAGCGCGGCTCGATCACCGTGTCGGAGATCGCGCTACCGACGAAGAACCAGTCGGGCCCGGTGAGGCCCAGGATGCGCGGCGTGGCGCAGCGCGGGATGCCGGCGGCGCGGCGGCGCTCCTGCTCCTCGTCGGTCGGGATGCAGAGCGGCCGGTCGCCCTTCAGCGTGTTCTGGTTGTAGGGATCCCACCAGCGTTCGCGCACGATGCCGAGCGACTGGATCAGCCGCCAGCGATCCGGGATCGCGATATGGTCGGTCGGAAAGGCCTCGGGCGGCGGCGAACGGACCGCGCCCGGATTGAACTGGTCGATCGGGTCCGGAAGCGGGCGGACGATGTCCGGGCGGCGGCGCCCGTCGATCAGGGTCTCCTCGACCGGCGTCGGCGGCGGCTCGCTCCGCTCGTTGGGGGGCGCGGCGCGTTCGGCTTCGCTCTCCTCGGCCGGGGCCGGATCGGGCGGCACGTCCTGCAGCACCGCGGCGAGCCAGGCCATGGTCAGCGCGCTGGTGCCCGACTGCGCGACCGCGACGGACGGGATGGCGGCCGCCGGCGTCGCCACGACCGGCGCGGCGAGCCCGGCGGGCGCCACGGTCGTCGCGAGCGACAGGAAGGCAGCGCCGAGCGTCATTTGTTCTGGCACACATTCTGCTCGTTCGAGCCGACGAACGGCGCGAACGGGCAGCGCACGTAGCGCAGGTTGGACGAACCGCTCGGCAAGGGCACGTCGATGCGGTCCGAGCGAATCGCGTTGGGCGCATTGCCGATCGCGCCACCGAGGCGGATGCCGGCATTGTGCAGGCCAAGAAAGGCGATCATGTCGCTCTGGTCGTTGCCGTCGCCCGATGCCGCGATCGCGCCGACCAGCACGCCGTTGCGGTAGATCGGCACGCCGCCGGCGAACAGGGTGAGGCCGTTGTTGATCCGGTTGAAGCCCGGGCGGATTTCCGGCGAACGCGTGCAGCTTTGCGGCACGTCGGTCGCGTTGACGCCGAGGATAAACAGGATGTGGTCGATGATGTCCTGCTCGATCAGGCGCGACTGCAGGCCGGTGTCGAAGATGCTGAACCGCTCGATCGGCACGGAGAGCGGGCCCGGCGGCCGGCCGAGCTCGCCGTCCGGGAACCAGGGCCGGGAGATGTTGCCGATCGCGCGCAGCGAGAAGGCGGTGCCGCCGGTCAGCGCATTCGGATCGCCGAGGAAGGTGCGGACCGCGGCGACATAGGCGTTCACCTGCGGATCGGGGTGGGCGAGCAGATAGGCGGCGGCGGTGGGGCTGGAAAAGAAGACGGTGGTGCGCGCCTTTTGCGGCACGGCGTCGATCGCGTCGGGCAGCGCGTCCGGACCCCGCACCAGCCCGAGAATCTCGCCATTGGTATCGACCACGACGACGGTGTTCTGCGCGCGCGCCTCGGCCTCGCCCGGCGCTTCGATCCTGAGCTGGGCGCGAGCGGCGCGCTGGACCAGGAAGGCTTCCTCGAGCAGGGCGCGCACCTCGGCCTGGGTCAGCGCGCCTGCGCCGTCCGTGCCCGCGCGCGGCGGGAAGCGGTTGTTGCCGGCGCCGTCGCTGACGATCCAGGCCTCGGGCGTGCTGAACTCCGCCGCCGTGGCGGGGCGGACGCCCGATTCCTCGGAGCCGTAGATCGTGCCCGGCAGGATGCCGCCGGCCGCGTCATAATAGCCGCGTACCGACACCAGATTGCCCACCGTGCCGTTGATCGAGGCGAAACTCGGCGTCGTGCCGGCGCGGAAATCGGCGGTCGTCGCATCGGAGTAGCGCAGCAGGAAACCGTCCACCGTGACCCGATTCGCGCGGATCGAAGGATCGGGCTCGAAGCCGCGCGTGGCGGAGAGGGCGATGACCTCCTCCACATTACGGTCGTTGTCGCGATATTCGGTGTCGAAGCCATAGACCCCGTCGCCGACCACCGCGACCGCGCCGACCACCGCGCCGTTCTTGTAGAGCGGGAAGGAGCCGGGATCGGCGCCGGCGCCGAGCGGGCCGCGATGCGTGCCGGCCCGATTCGGGAAGCGGGAGGAGACGTCGGAGCAGGGCAGCTGGCTGAACTGGACCGAGAAGAGCGGGCCGCTTTCCAGCCCCTGCGTCGCGGCGGACGGCGGCAGCGTCTCCTGGACGATGTCGTTGGCGGTGCGGGTCGAGAAGGCGGCGCCGACCGACGAGAAATAGGAGGAGGTAAGCGCCTTCGAGATGCCACCGGCGAGCGCGGCGGGGGCGGGCAGGTTCAGCCCCTGCAAGGTGCCGTTCTGCCCGTTCGGCGCCTGCGGCGTGCGCAAGGTGAGATCGGCGCCGTTCATCGCGAAGACCGCGAGCACATTGCCGACCCGGTCAATCACGACGAAGCCGGACGGCTGGCCTTGCGCCTGCGCCTCGGCGACGCCCTGCGAGATGATCCTCTGGATGTCCGCGACGGTCAGTCCGACCAGCGCCGGCGTCTGGAAGACCGGCTGGCCGGGATTGGGCGGCGGATTCTGTGTCGGCGGTTCGGGCCCCGTCGATCCGCCGCCGCCGCCTCCACAGGAAGCGACGATCAGGGCGGCGATGGCGACAACGGATACGCTGCTACGCTTCACCTCAATCTCCGGATGGCCGCCGCGGCGCGGCCCAGGCTGACGCGGAATTCCCCCGGACTATATGCATTGGGATCGCGCACCGCGCGATAGGCGCCGTTGATGTCGACCCGGATCGAATTGGCGGTCCGCTCCGGCACTTCGCCGCTGCTGACCAGCGAGGACAGCAGGGTGTCCGTCGCCATCACCGCCTGGACGCTGCCGGCATAATCGGTGAAGCGCGGGCTGATCGCCTCGCTGGTGATCGCATCGATGATCGCGAAGGTCGTGGCGCGGCCCATATTGGCGGTCGAGAAGGCCTGCGACAGCGCCCGCGCGCTTTCGCGCAGGCGGCCGGCGGCGGCGACCGCCGTGTTGCGGTCGCGCGCGATCGCCTGATGGAAGGCGCGGCTGTCGGTATCGAAGCGTTGGGCGAGCTGCGGCGCGATCACCCGCGCAGCGGCCGAGAGCATGATCATGTTCTCGTCATTATAGGGAGGCATGCCCGACGGGATCGGGCGGCCCGGATTGGCGACCGCGCTGGGCCGGTAGTTCACGTCGTCCGTGATCTGCCGGTGGCAGGAGTGGCAATCGAAGAAGAAGAATTCGGGCCACGCGCCATCCGTGCCGCGCCCGGCGCTCGCATAGAGCGAGAGCGAGCGTTCCAGCGCCATCGCCTGGCCGACCGCCCAGGTCCTGAGCGCTTCGGAACGGCCCTTACGCTGGCGGTAATCCTCATCCTCCTGGTGATGCGCCTGCAGCGTCGTGAACAGGTCCAGCTCGAACGAGATGCGCGGATGGCCGGCGGCCATGATCCGGTGCGTGACGAACTGACCCTCCTGTGCGCTGCCGAAGTGGCAATCGAGGCAGACGGCGGCGCGCGCGCGCGGATTTTGCAGCGGGATCAGGCCGCGCGACACGTTGTTCGCGTTCGTCGCACCCACCGCATAATGGCTGGACAGATAGCCGGAAGCGGCGCCGTGGCAGGATTCGCAGCCGACACCGTCGGAAAGCTGGAAGCGCGGACCGCGCTGCCCGGCCGGCGCGGGCGTGGCGTGACAACCCAGGCACATCGGCGCGCTCGTCGCCTCGCCGATGCCGAGGCGCTGCGCGATCACCTGGCTGCGCGGGTCGCGCAGCACCGCATAGGCCCGGCTGTGCGCGCCCGCGGCGCTCGCCGGATCCTGCCACAGCATGATTTCGTCCTGGCGCACCACAGCGCCATCCGCCTCGCTGCGGCCATGGCAGGTCGAGCCGCCGCAGGTGGCGACGCCGACGAAGCTCGCGCCGGCGGCCTGCGGCCCCTGCGCGATCGCTTGTGCTCCGTCCGGCTTGAACAGCAAAAGCGAGAGCGCGGCGCATAAGCCCGCCACGCCCAGCCCGACGGCGATCTTCCGGCTGCCCCCCATCTGCCCTCCCTGCCGCCCAGCTGCACTGGGGCGGTCAAAGAACGTCCGACCCGAACTATGGACCGAAACGCCTCCGCCATGCAACCACAAAGCCTGCCCCGATCGCCTGTGGGCAGTCGAAGGGGTCGCCCGCAAGCGGTTGATGACAGCCGAAACAATCCCCGGTACAGCTTGGGCTCGCGCGGGGGGCGCGCCGCCGGGTCCGGCGACCGGCGCCTTCCGCCGGCATCAGCTCAACCGATCGGAGCCGGCGACATGACGAAAGCCTCGGACCTTTTCATCCAGTGCCTCGAGGAAGAAGGGGTCGAATATATATTCGGCGTGCCCGGCGAGGAGAATCTGGACATGCTGGATTCGCTCTCCCGATCGAAGCAGATCAAGCTGATCCTCACCCGCCACGAACAGGGCGCCGGCTTCATGGCCGCGACCTATGGCCGCCATACCGGCAAGACCGGCGTGTGCCTGGCGACTCTGGGGCCGGGCGCCACGAACTTCGTCACCGCCGCCGCCTATGCGCAGCTTGGCGGCATGCCGATCCTGATGGTGACCGGCCAGAAGCCGATCAAGAAATCCAAGCAGGGCCGGTTCCAAATACTCGACGTCGTCGCGATGATGGGGCCGATCACCAAATATACCCACCAGCTCGCCTCGGCCGACAATATTCCGAGCCGCATCCGCGAGGCTTTCCGCCTCGCCGAGGAGGAGAAGCCGGGGGCGACGCACCTGGAATTCCCGGAGGACGTGGCCGACGAGCAAACCGATTCGACGCCGATCAAGCCGAGCCTGGCGCGCCGTCCCTCGGCCGAGCCCAAGGCGGTGCGCGCGGCGGTGAAGAAGCTGGAGGAGGCGAAGGCGCCAGTGCTGGTGGTCGGCGCGGGCGCGAACCGCAAGATGACCGGGCGGATGCTGCTCCAGTTCATCGAGAAGACCGGCATTCCCTTCCTCACCACCCAGTTGGGCAAGGGGGTGATCGACGAGGCGCATCCCAAGTTCCTGGGCTGCGCGGCCCTGTCGTCGGGCGACTTCGTCCACAAGGCCATCGAGGCGGCGGACCTGATCGTCAATATCGGCCACGATGTGATCGAGAAGCCGCCCTTCTTCATGAAGAATGGCGGCACCGAGGTGATCCACATCTCGACCCGCTCGGCCGAGGTCGATCCGGTCTATTTCCCGCAGATCGAGGTGATCGGCGACATCGCCAACGCCATCTGGCAGATGAAGGAGGACATCGTCCCGTCCGGCCGCTGGAATTTCGACAAGATGCTGAAGGCGCGCGCGGCGGAAATCGCGCACACCGAAACGATGTGCGACGATCCGCGCTTCCCGATCTACCCGGCCTGCCTGGTGAAACGGGTGCGCGAGGCGATGCCTTCGGACGGCATCATCTGCCTAGACAACGGCGTCTACAAGATCTGGTTCGCGCGCAATTATGCGGCACGCCAGCCCAATACTGTGCTGCTCGACAACGCGCTGGCGACGATGGGGGCGGGCCTGCCCTCCGCCATGGCCTCGGCGATGGTCTATCCCGACCGCAAGGTGATGGCCATCTGCGGCGACGGCGGCTTCATGATGAACAGCCAGGAGATGGAGACCGCGGTCCGCCTCGGCCTCAATCTCACCGCGCTGATCCTCAACGATTCGTCCTACGGCATGATTCGCTGGAAGCAGGCCAATATGGGCTTCAAGGACTGGGGCCTGGAGTTCAACAATCCGGATTTCGTCAAATATGCCGAAAGCTACGGCGCCAACGGGCACCGGGTGGACAGCTCCGACGATCTGCCGCGGCTGCTCGCGCACACGCTCAACACGCCGGGCGTCCACCTGATCGACTGTCCGGTCGATTATTCCGATAACGACCGGATATTGAACAACGAGATCAAGGAGCTGAGCGCGAAACTCTAGCAATATCCCGCTCCTCCCTTTCAGGGGAGGAGATCAAGGGGTGGGTGCGATTGCCGCGAGGCAATCGCTGGCGAAGCCACCAAGACGGCCCCGTCAGCACGCTCGCTCCGCTCGCGACCCACCCCAACCCCTCCCTTGAAAGGGAGGGGCGAAGGAAAGAAGCCATGGTGAAGCTCAAGGACGTCTATCCGCTCTATCTCAACAACAAGGCGGAGCAGCCGAACGCCGATCTGGAGGTGACCGATAAGTTCACCGGCGAGGTCGCGTTCCGCTGCGCGCAGGCGGACGCGAAGACAATCGACGCGGGCATTGCCGGCGCGGTCGAGGCGGCGGAGCCGATGGCGCGGATGGCGAGCTACGAGCGCCAGGCCGTGCTCCAGCATTGCGTCGACCGCTTCAAGGAGCGGTTCG
Encoded proteins:
- a CDS encoding heme-binding protein; this translates as MEVKRSSVSVVAIAALIVASCGGGGGGSTGPEPPTQNPPPNPGQPVFQTPALVGLTVADIQRIISQGVAEAQAQGQPSGFVVIDRVGNVLAVFAMNGADLTLRTPQAPNGQNGTLQGLNLPAPAALAGGISKALTSSYFSSVGAAFSTRTANDIVQETLPPSAATQGLESGPLFSVQFSQLPCSDVSSRFPNRAGTHRGPLGAGADPGSFPLYKNGAVVGAVAVVGDGVYGFDTEYRDNDRNVEEVIALSATRGFEPDPSIRANRVTVDGFLLRYSDATTADFRAGTTPSFASINGTVGNLVSVRGYYDAAGGILPGTIYGSEESGVRPATAAEFSTPEAWIVSDGAGNNRFPPRAGTDGAGALTQAEVRALLEEAFLVQRAARAQLRIEAPGEAEARAQNTVVVVDTNGEILGLVRGPDALPDAIDAVPQKARTTVFFSSPTAAAYLLAHPDPQVNAYVAAVRTFLGDPNALTGGTAFSLRAIGNISRPWFPDGELGRPPGPLSVPIERFSIFDTGLQSRLIEQDIIDHILFILGVNATDVPQSCTRSPEIRPGFNRINNGLTLFAGGVPIYRNGVLVGAIAASGDGNDQSDMIAFLGLHNAGIRLGGAIGNAPNAIRSDRIDVPLPSGSSNLRYVRCPFAPFVGSNEQNVCQNK
- a CDS encoding acetolactate synthase large subunit; its protein translation is MTKASDLFIQCLEEEGVEYIFGVPGEENLDMLDSLSRSKQIKLILTRHEQGAGFMAATYGRHTGKTGVCLATLGPGATNFVTAAAYAQLGGMPILMVTGQKPIKKSKQGRFQILDVVAMMGPITKYTHQLASADNIPSRIREAFRLAEEEKPGATHLEFPEDVADEQTDSTPIKPSLARRPSAEPKAVRAAVKKLEEAKAPVLVVGAGANRKMTGRMLLQFIEKTGIPFLTTQLGKGVIDEAHPKFLGCAALSSGDFVHKAIEAADLIVNIGHDVIEKPPFFMKNGGTEVIHISTRSAEVDPVYFPQIEVIGDIANAIWQMKEDIVPSGRWNFDKMLKARAAEIAHTETMCDDPRFPIYPACLVKRVREAMPSDGIICLDNGVYKIWFARNYAARQPNTVLLDNALATMGAGLPSAMASAMVYPDRKVMAICGDGGFMMNSQEMETAVRLGLNLTALILNDSSYGMIRWKQANMGFKDWGLEFNNPDFVKYAESYGANGHRVDSSDDLPRLLAHTLNTPGVHLIDCPVDYSDNDRILNNEIKELSAKL